A window from Mycobacterium saskatchewanense encodes these proteins:
- a CDS encoding class I SAM-dependent methyltransferase: MSATPEFGSLRSDDDTWDIVSSVGYTALLVAGWRALYAASSQPLVRDDYAKVFIAAAQDPYLEGVLANPGTSEGETAFPRLYGVQTRFFDDFFISAGDAGIRQAVIVAAGLDSRAYRLDWPSGTTVFEVDLPQVLEFKARVLGEHGAEPKARRVEVGADLRTDWSRALEAAGFDVERPSAWSVEGVLPYLTDDAQNTLFTRISGLSAPGSRIAIGALGSRLDHDQLAALEADHPGVNVSGDVDFSALTYEPETEPAERLAAHGWTVEPVRNTLELQAGYGLTPPEVDVKIDSFMHSQYITATR; encoded by the coding sequence TTGAGCGCCACACCTGAGTTCGGGTCGCTACGGTCCGACGACGACACGTGGGACATCGTCAGCAGCGTCGGCTACACGGCCCTGCTCGTGGCGGGGTGGCGCGCGCTGTACGCCGCGAGCTCACAGCCGCTCGTCCGTGACGATTACGCCAAGGTTTTCATCGCCGCGGCGCAGGACCCGTACCTGGAGGGCGTGCTGGCCAACCCGGGGACGTCCGAGGGTGAAACAGCGTTCCCGCGCCTTTACGGCGTGCAGACCCGGTTCTTCGACGACTTCTTCATCTCCGCCGGCGATGCGGGCATCCGGCAGGCGGTGATCGTCGCGGCCGGGCTGGATTCCCGCGCCTATCGCCTCGATTGGCCTTCGGGCACAACGGTTTTCGAAGTCGACCTGCCCCAAGTCCTGGAATTCAAGGCCCGCGTGCTCGGCGAGCACGGTGCCGAGCCGAAGGCCCGCAGGGTCGAGGTCGGCGCCGACCTGCGCACCGACTGGTCGCGGGCGCTGGAAGCCGCCGGCTTCGACGTGGAACGCCCCAGCGCCTGGTCGGTGGAGGGAGTGCTCCCCTACCTCACCGACGACGCCCAGAACACGCTCTTCACCCGGATCAGCGGCCTCAGCGCGCCGGGCAGCCGGATCGCGATCGGCGCGTTGGGATCACGCCTGGACCACGACCAGCTCGCCGCTCTGGAAGCCGATCATCCCGGCGTGAACGTGTCGGGCGACGTCGACTTCTCCGCGTTGACCTACGAGCCGGAGACCGAGCCCGCCGAACGGCTCGCCGCGCACGGCTGGACCGTCGAACCCGTCCGCAACACGCTCGAGTTGCAGGCAGGATACGGCCTGACCCCGCCGGAGGTCGACGTCAAAATCGACAGCTTCATGCATTCGCAGTACATCACGGCAACGCGATGA
- a CDS encoding MTH1187 family thiamine-binding protein has translation MSVLVAFSVTPLGIGEGVGEIVAEAVRVVRASGLPNKTGSMFTEIEGETWDEVMAVVQRAVEAVAARAPRVSTVIKVDQRAGTHDAITRKVASVERYLSEREA, from the coding sequence GTGTCTGTGCTTGTCGCGTTTTCCGTCACCCCGCTGGGCATAGGCGAGGGGGTGGGCGAGATCGTCGCCGAAGCGGTTCGGGTGGTTCGCGCTTCCGGCCTGCCGAACAAGACCGGGTCGATGTTCACCGAGATCGAGGGCGAGACCTGGGACGAGGTGATGGCCGTCGTGCAGCGTGCGGTCGAGGCCGTGGCCGCCCGGGCTCCGAGAGTCAGCACGGTGATCAAGGTGGACCAGCGGGCCGGGACCCACGACGCCATCACGCGGAAGGTGGCGTCCGTCGAGCGCTATCTGTCCGAGCGCGAGGCGTGA
- a CDS encoding HAD-IB family hydrolase: protein MTPSITRLSPADALAEIAASPAGPGIGAFFDLDGTLVEGFTAAIHVGDRIRRRQAGIGELLGVFDAALRYRFGRLEFERLIVRAAGYLRGESLADLDELGERLFVERVASRLYAHMHEIVQAHQRRGHTVVLSSSALSIQALPVARFLGITNVQCNHFELDGDGRLTGGIVRPIVWGTTKAAAVRQFCADRVVAVQQSYFYADGDEDAASMALVGFPRPVNPRAGLAAAAAAHGWPVMCLASGRHGPVRRVRSLARHVRSEERGV from the coding sequence ATGACGCCGTCGATCACCAGGCTCTCCCCCGCCGACGCCCTGGCGGAGATCGCGGCAAGCCCAGCCGGGCCAGGGATCGGTGCATTCTTCGACCTCGACGGCACCCTGGTCGAGGGCTTCACGGCGGCCATCCACGTCGGTGATCGAATCAGGCGGCGCCAGGCCGGCATCGGGGAGCTGCTGGGCGTGTTCGACGCCGCGCTGCGGTATCGATTCGGCCGCCTCGAGTTCGAGCGCCTCATCGTCCGTGCCGCCGGTTACCTACGGGGCGAAAGCCTGGCGGATCTCGACGAGTTGGGTGAACGGCTCTTCGTGGAGCGGGTGGCCTCGCGGCTGTATGCGCACATGCATGAGATCGTGCAGGCGCATCAGCGGCGCGGTCACACCGTCGTGCTGAGTTCGTCGGCGCTGTCCATCCAAGCGCTGCCCGTCGCACGCTTCCTCGGGATCACCAACGTGCAATGCAACCACTTCGAGCTCGACGGGGACGGGCGCCTGACGGGCGGAATCGTCAGGCCGATCGTGTGGGGCACGACCAAGGCCGCCGCTGTGCGACAGTTCTGTGCCGACAGAGTCGTTGCGGTGCAGCAGAGTTACTTCTATGCCGACGGAGACGAGGACGCGGCGTCGATGGCGCTCGTCGGGTTCCCGCGACCGGTGAACCCGCGCGCCGGGCTGGCCGCGGCGGCCGCCGCGCACGGCTGGCCCGTGATGTGCCTGGCCTCCGGCCGGCATGGCCCGGTCAGGAGGGTGCGATCGTTGGCCAGGCACGTCCGGAGCGAAGAGCGGGGCGTCTAG
- a CDS encoding alcohol dehydrogenase catalytic domain-containing protein — protein MPTHQAVRVQSAAGPLELVDVETQPPGRDEVRIAVTACGICGTDREFVNGGFPNMSWPLTPGHEIAGRIAELGDGVEEFKVGDRVAVGWFGGCCYHCDPCRKGMFINCVDGKVPSWHYPGGYAESVTVPANALARIPSGLTDVEAAPLGCAGVTTYNALRHTKALPGDRVAILGVGGLGHLGVQFARAMGFETIAIARGAGKAEDAKKLGAHHYIDSSSGDVSQALQALGGATVVLGTVGNSQAMAGTVGGLAPQGELVTIGVTADPLPISPVQLITPGVRIVGHASGTSKEVEDTMHFAVLSGVRAWIEELPLSQAAEGYAALERGRAHYRTVLTM, from the coding sequence ATGCCAACGCATCAAGCCGTCCGGGTGCAATCCGCAGCTGGCCCCTTGGAACTCGTCGACGTCGAAACACAGCCGCCCGGTCGTGACGAGGTGCGGATCGCGGTCACCGCATGCGGGATATGCGGCACCGATCGCGAATTCGTCAACGGTGGCTTTCCGAACATGTCCTGGCCGCTGACCCCGGGGCACGAAATCGCCGGGCGGATAGCCGAACTCGGCGACGGCGTCGAAGAGTTCAAGGTCGGCGACCGCGTCGCGGTCGGGTGGTTCGGCGGCTGCTGCTACCACTGCGACCCGTGCCGCAAAGGCATGTTCATCAACTGCGTGGACGGCAAGGTGCCCAGCTGGCACTACCCCGGCGGCTACGCGGAATCGGTGACCGTGCCGGCCAATGCGCTGGCCCGGATTCCCTCGGGGCTCACGGATGTGGAGGCCGCCCCCTTGGGCTGCGCCGGGGTCACGACATACAACGCGCTGCGCCACACCAAGGCGCTGCCCGGGGACCGGGTGGCGATCCTCGGTGTCGGCGGGCTCGGCCACCTCGGCGTGCAGTTCGCTCGCGCAATGGGTTTCGAGACCATTGCGATCGCGCGCGGCGCCGGCAAGGCCGAAGACGCGAAGAAATTGGGCGCGCACCATTACATCGACTCCTCCAGCGGTGACGTCTCCCAAGCTCTGCAGGCCCTGGGCGGGGCGACGGTCGTCCTGGGCACCGTCGGCAACTCCCAGGCCATGGCCGGCACGGTCGGCGGGCTTGCGCCGCAAGGAGAGTTGGTGACAATCGGCGTGACCGCCGACCCGCTGCCCATCAGCCCCGTGCAACTGATCACGCCGGGGGTCCGCATCGTCGGCCACGCCTCCGGCACGTCCAAAGAGGTCGAGGACACAATGCATTTCGCCGTCCTGTCCGGGGTGCGGGCCTGGATCGAGGAGCTGCCGCTATCGCAGGCGGCCGAAGGTTACGCGGCGCTGGAGCGGGGTCGCGCACACTACCGCACCGTCCTGACGATGTGA
- a CDS encoding zinc-binding dehydrogenase — MRTVVVDGPYSVRVDTRPDPGLPGPDGAIVQVIAAGICGSDLHFYEGDFPLGDPLPLGHEAVGTVAEIGPDVRTVAVGDQVLVSSVTGCGACPGCATRDPVMCHNGFQIFGGGVLDGAQADLLGVPAADFQLLKIPEGISTEQALLLTDNLATGWAGAQRADIPLGGTVAVIGLGAVGLCAVRSALVQGAAQVFAVDRVDGRLARAARWGANPVKPPAVEAILAATGGRGADAVIDAVATDASMTDALNAVRAGGTVSVVGVHDLQPFPLPALGCLIRSITLRMTTAPVQRTWPELIPLLQSGRLDVDGIFTTTLPLDEAAKGYATAASRSGDDVKILLTP; from the coding sequence ATGCGCACCGTAGTCGTCGACGGCCCCTACAGCGTCCGCGTCGACACCCGCCCCGACCCGGGGCTGCCCGGGCCCGACGGTGCCATCGTTCAGGTGATCGCGGCCGGCATCTGCGGATCGGACCTGCATTTCTACGAGGGTGATTTTCCCCTCGGCGACCCGCTGCCGCTCGGTCACGAGGCGGTCGGGACGGTCGCCGAGATCGGTCCGGACGTGCGCACGGTCGCGGTCGGCGATCAGGTGCTGGTGTCGTCGGTGACGGGCTGCGGCGCCTGCCCCGGCTGCGCCACCCGCGACCCGGTCATGTGCCACAACGGTTTTCAGATCTTCGGCGGCGGTGTGCTGGACGGTGCGCAGGCCGACCTGCTCGGCGTGCCGGCGGCCGATTTCCAATTGCTCAAGATCCCCGAGGGAATCAGCACGGAGCAGGCGCTGCTGCTCACCGATAACCTCGCCACCGGGTGGGCGGGCGCTCAGCGTGCCGACATCCCGCTCGGCGGCACGGTGGCGGTGATCGGACTGGGAGCGGTCGGCCTTTGCGCGGTGCGCAGCGCGCTCGTTCAGGGCGCCGCACAGGTCTTCGCCGTCGATCGGGTCGACGGCCGGCTGGCGCGGGCAGCCCGCTGGGGAGCCAACCCGGTCAAGCCGCCGGCGGTCGAGGCGATCCTGGCCGCCACCGGCGGGCGCGGGGCCGACGCCGTGATCGATGCCGTCGCCACCGACGCGTCCATGACCGACGCCCTCAACGCGGTGCGGGCCGGCGGGACGGTGTCGGTCGTCGGCGTGCACGACCTGCAGCCGTTCCCGCTTCCCGCGCTGGGCTGCCTGATCCGCAGCATCACCCTGCGGATGACCACGGCGCCGGTGCAACGCACCTGGCCGGAGTTGATACCGCTGCTTCAGTCGGGCCGGCTCGATGTCGACGGAATCTTCACCACCACACTGCCCCTGGACGAGGCGGCGAAGGGCTATGCGACGGCGGCGTCGCGGTCCGGCGACGACGTGAAGATCCTGCTCACGCCCTAG
- a CDS encoding nitronate monooxygenase, with protein MHTAICDELGIEFPIFAFTHCRDVVVAVSKAGGFGVLGAVGFTPEQLEIELNWIDENIGDHPYGVDIVIPNKYEGMDSHLSAEELAETLRKMVPQEHLDFGKKILADHGVPIEDSDGDSLQLLGWTEATATPQVEVALKHPKVKMIANALGTPPADMIKHIHEAGLKVAALCGSPSQARKHADAGVDIIIAQGGEAGGHCGEVGSIVLWPQVVKEVAPVPVLAAGGIGSGQQIAAALALGAQGAWTGSQWLMVEESSNTPVQQQAYVKAGSRDTVRSRSFTGKPARMLRNDWTEAWEQPNNPKPLGMPLQYMVSGMAVRATNRYPNESVDVAFNPVGQVVGQFTKVEKTATVIERWVQEYLEATNRLDELNEAAAV; from the coding sequence ATGCACACCGCGATCTGCGATGAGCTTGGTATCGAGTTCCCCATCTTCGCGTTTACCCACTGCCGCGATGTCGTGGTCGCGGTCAGCAAGGCCGGGGGGTTCGGCGTGCTCGGCGCGGTCGGCTTCACCCCCGAGCAGCTGGAGATCGAGCTCAACTGGATCGACGAGAACATCGGCGACCACCCGTACGGGGTCGACATCGTCATTCCCAACAAGTACGAGGGGATGGACTCTCACCTGTCCGCCGAGGAGCTGGCCGAAACGCTGCGCAAGATGGTGCCCCAAGAGCACCTGGACTTCGGCAAGAAGATCCTCGCCGACCACGGCGTGCCGATCGAGGACAGCGACGGTGACAGCCTGCAGCTGCTCGGTTGGACCGAGGCGACCGCCACGCCCCAGGTCGAGGTGGCGCTCAAGCACCCCAAGGTGAAGATGATCGCCAACGCGCTGGGCACCCCGCCGGCCGACATGATCAAGCACATCCACGAGGCCGGACTCAAGGTGGCCGCGCTCTGCGGCTCCCCGTCGCAGGCCCGCAAGCACGCCGACGCCGGCGTGGACATCATCATCGCCCAGGGCGGCGAGGCGGGCGGTCACTGCGGCGAGGTTGGCTCGATCGTGTTGTGGCCGCAGGTCGTCAAGGAGGTCGCCCCGGTGCCGGTGTTGGCGGCGGGCGGTATCGGCAGCGGCCAGCAGATCGCAGCGGCGCTGGCGTTGGGCGCCCAGGGGGCGTGGACGGGCTCGCAGTGGCTGATGGTCGAGGAGTCCTCGAACACGCCGGTGCAGCAACAGGCTTACGTCAAGGCGGGCAGCCGCGACACAGTCCGCAGCCGCTCGTTCACCGGCAAGCCGGCCCGCATGCTGCGTAACGACTGGACCGAAGCCTGGGAGCAGCCGAACAACCCGAAGCCGCTCGGAATGCCGTTGCAATACATGGTTTCCGGCATGGCGGTGCGCGCGACCAACCGGTACCCCAACGAGTCCGTCGACGTCGCGTTCAACCCGGTCGGGCAGGTTGTCGGTCAGTTCACCAAGGTGGAGAAGACGGCGACCGTCATCGAGCGGTGGGTGCAGGAGTACCTCGAGGCGACCAACAGGCTCGACGAGCTCAACGAGGCCGCCGCCGTCTGA
- a CDS encoding flavin-containing monooxygenase: MRSPYAGRPFTTSTDEIAAALEDVSIPTLLLSLVHITGDPRFIRDFKPMGIFLNEVQGFMSEEDKARARATALPVIAEYRDRGCPEPTPLRPELIGEMMDWAACEHVTDEYLPLILEEMDLDGVDPRRPTAVPTECAAKLPVLVVGCGESGILAGIRLKQANIPFTIVEKNAGPGGTWWENRYPGARVDVANHFYCYSFEPNNDWTHYFAEQHELQDYFIRVMGKHDLAEHVRWRTEALSAEWDDNDGMWSVSLRSADGQIGTVRARALITAVGQLSRPYVPEFDGADTFAGPSFHSAAWNHSVDLTGKRVALVGAGASGFQIAPAIADRVEHLTVFQRTAQWMFPNAMYHDEVGDGMRWAMKHLPYYGRWYRFLVLWPGADKGLDAARGDPNYADRADADRDYAVSDINAAARMMFSQWITSQIGEGSDLLDKVMPDYPATGKRTLQDNGSWLQTLQRDNVDLVRTPIKTITPRGVVTEDGVTHGVDVIVYATGFRHSDVLWPLKITGRDGTDLHEMWGRRPYAYLGITVPRFPNLFIIYGPGTHLAHGGSLIFQSELQMRYIDQCLKHLAEAQLHSLEPTAEAAGEWHRRTQAEIKNMVWSHPAVKHSYFKNADGEIHTVSPWRLPEYWAAVREPDWSQFVLRQGKTCAP; this comes from the coding sequence ATGCGCAGCCCGTATGCCGGCCGTCCGTTCACCACCTCGACCGACGAGATCGCCGCCGCGCTCGAGGATGTCAGCATTCCGACGCTCCTGCTCTCGCTCGTTCACATCACCGGCGATCCACGGTTCATCCGCGACTTCAAGCCCATGGGCATCTTCCTCAACGAAGTTCAAGGGTTCATGTCGGAGGAGGACAAGGCCCGGGCCCGCGCGACGGCGTTGCCGGTGATCGCGGAGTACCGCGACCGCGGTTGCCCGGAGCCAACGCCGTTGAGGCCCGAGCTCATCGGGGAAATGATGGACTGGGCCGCCTGCGAACACGTCACCGACGAGTACCTCCCCCTGATCCTGGAGGAGATGGACCTCGACGGTGTCGACCCCCGCCGCCCCACGGCCGTGCCCACCGAGTGCGCGGCTAAGCTACCCGTCCTCGTCGTCGGGTGCGGCGAATCCGGCATCCTGGCCGGAATCCGCCTCAAGCAGGCCAACATTCCGTTCACGATCGTCGAGAAGAATGCCGGTCCCGGCGGAACGTGGTGGGAGAACCGGTATCCCGGCGCCCGCGTCGACGTCGCGAACCACTTCTATTGCTACAGCTTCGAACCCAACAACGACTGGACGCACTACTTCGCCGAGCAGCACGAACTGCAGGACTACTTCATCCGGGTCATGGGCAAGCACGACCTGGCCGAGCATGTGCGTTGGCGGACCGAGGCCCTGTCGGCCGAGTGGGACGACAACGACGGGATGTGGAGCGTTTCCCTGCGCTCCGCCGACGGGCAGATCGGAACGGTGCGCGCCCGAGCCCTCATCACCGCGGTCGGTCAGCTCAGTCGGCCCTATGTCCCCGAATTCGACGGCGCCGACACCTTCGCGGGACCGTCGTTTCACTCGGCGGCATGGAACCACTCCGTCGACCTCACCGGCAAGCGGGTCGCGCTCGTCGGCGCCGGCGCCAGTGGCTTTCAGATCGCACCCGCGATCGCCGACCGCGTCGAACACCTCACCGTCTTCCAGCGGACCGCGCAGTGGATGTTCCCCAACGCGATGTATCACGACGAGGTCGGCGACGGGATGCGTTGGGCCATGAAGCATCTGCCTTACTACGGCAGGTGGTACCGGTTCCTCGTCCTGTGGCCGGGCGCGGACAAGGGGCTCGACGCCGCGCGCGGCGACCCGAACTACGCGGATCGCGCCGACGCCGATCGCGACTATGCCGTCAGCGACATCAACGCCGCCGCCCGAATGATGTTCAGCCAGTGGATCACCAGCCAGATCGGCGAGGGCAGCGATCTGCTGGACAAGGTCATGCCCGACTATCCCGCGACCGGCAAACGCACGCTGCAGGACAACGGCAGCTGGCTACAGACCCTGCAGCGCGACAACGTCGACCTGGTGCGCACGCCGATCAAGACGATCACCCCGCGCGGCGTCGTCACCGAAGACGGCGTCACGCACGGCGTCGACGTCATCGTCTACGCGACCGGGTTTCGTCATTCCGACGTGCTGTGGCCTCTGAAGATCACCGGTCGCGACGGGACCGACCTGCACGAGATGTGGGGACGGCGGCCGTACGCGTACCTCGGCATCACGGTTCCACGGTTCCCCAACCTGTTCATCATTTACGGGCCGGGCACACACCTCGCCCACGGCGGCAGCCTGATCTTCCAGTCCGAACTCCAGATGCGTTACATCGACCAGTGTCTGAAGCACCTGGCCGAGGCGCAACTGCATTCGCTGGAACCGACCGCCGAGGCGGCCGGCGAATGGCATCGACGCACGCAAGCGGAGATCAAGAACATGGTGTGGTCGCACCCGGCCGTCAAGCATTCCTACTTCAAGAACGCCGACGGCGAGATCCACACCGTCAGCCCGTGGCGGCTCCCCGAGTACTGGGCCGCCGTCCGCGAGCCCGATTGGTCTCAATTCGTTCTGCGACAAGGAAAGACATGCGCACCGTAG
- a CDS encoding cytochrome P450, which produces MSEQTATPVPNLPPGFDFTDPDIYAERLPVEELAEMRKVAPIWWNEQPLGAGGFDDGGFWVVTKHKDVKEISLRSDVFSSLQKTALPRYKDGTVAEQVERGKFVLLNMDAPQHTRLRKIVSRAFTPRSVERLRDDLCERARRIVETAAAEGSGDFVEQVSCELPLQAIAGLMGVPQEDRKKLFHWSNEMVGDQDPEFASNDAITASVELIMYGMQMAADRAKNPGEDLVTKLVEADIDGHKLSDDEFGFFVILLAVAGNETTRNSITQGMMAFTEFPDQWELFKRERPVTAADEIVRWATPVTSFQRTALEDYELSGVQIKKGQRVVMFYRSANFDEDVFDDPYTFNILRDPNPHVGFGGTGAHYCIGANLARMTIDLMFNAIADVMPDLRSVGTPERLRSGWLNGIKHWQVDYGAAKCPVAH; this is translated from the coding sequence TTGTCAGAGCAGACCGCCACACCTGTCCCCAACCTGCCGCCCGGGTTCGACTTCACCGATCCCGACATCTACGCGGAGCGGCTTCCGGTCGAAGAACTGGCCGAGATGCGCAAGGTCGCGCCGATCTGGTGGAACGAACAACCGCTCGGCGCCGGAGGGTTCGACGACGGCGGCTTCTGGGTGGTGACCAAGCACAAGGACGTCAAGGAGATCTCCCTGCGCAGCGACGTCTTCTCCAGCCTTCAGAAGACCGCCCTGCCGCGGTACAAGGACGGCACGGTCGCCGAGCAGGTTGAGCGGGGCAAGTTCGTCCTGCTGAACATGGACGCGCCGCAGCACACGCGGCTGCGCAAGATCGTCTCGCGGGCCTTCACGCCCCGGTCCGTCGAGCGCCTGCGCGACGATCTCTGTGAGCGCGCGCGCCGCATCGTCGAGACGGCCGCCGCCGAGGGTTCGGGCGACTTCGTCGAACAGGTGTCCTGCGAACTGCCGCTGCAGGCCATCGCCGGGTTGATGGGCGTGCCACAGGAAGACCGCAAGAAGCTGTTCCACTGGTCCAACGAGATGGTCGGCGACCAGGATCCCGAATTCGCGAGCAACGACGCCATCACCGCGTCCGTCGAGCTGATCATGTACGGCATGCAGATGGCCGCGGACCGGGCGAAGAACCCCGGCGAGGACCTCGTCACCAAGCTGGTGGAAGCCGACATCGACGGCCACAAGCTCTCCGACGACGAGTTCGGCTTCTTCGTCATCCTGCTGGCGGTCGCGGGCAATGAGACCACCCGCAACTCCATCACCCAGGGCATGATGGCATTCACCGAATTTCCCGACCAGTGGGAGCTTTTCAAGCGCGAGCGGCCCGTCACCGCGGCCGACGAGATCGTGCGGTGGGCCACCCCGGTCACCTCGTTCCAGCGGACGGCGCTGGAGGACTATGAGCTGTCCGGGGTGCAGATCAAGAAGGGCCAGCGGGTCGTGATGTTCTACCGGTCCGCCAACTTCGACGAGGACGTGTTCGACGACCCCTACACGTTCAACATCTTGCGTGATCCCAACCCGCACGTCGGGTTCGGGGGCACGGGCGCGCACTACTGCATCGGTGCCAACCTGGCCCGGATGACGATCGACCTCATGTTCAACGCGATCGCCGACGTCATGCCCGACCTCCGGTCGGTGGGCACGCCGGAACGTCTGCGCTCGGGCTGGCTGAACGGGATCAAGCACTGGCAGGTCGACTACGGGGCCGCGAAATGCCCTGTGGCGCATTAG
- the dtd gene encoding D-aminoacyl-tRNA deacylase codes for MRVLVQRVSSAAVSVDGREVGAIRPNGQGLLAFVGVTHSDDPAKARRLAEKLWYLRILADERSAADVHAPILVVSQFTLYADTAKGRRPSWNAAAPGAVAEPLVSAFADALRDLGAEVQTGVFGANMQVELVNDGPVTVFLEV; via the coding sequence ATGCGGGTTCTGGTGCAGCGGGTGTCGTCGGCGGCGGTCTCGGTGGACGGCCGGGAGGTGGGCGCGATTCGGCCGAACGGGCAGGGTCTACTCGCCTTCGTCGGGGTCACGCACAGCGACGATCCCGCGAAGGCCCGCCGGCTCGCCGAAAAGCTCTGGTACTTGCGGATTCTCGCGGACGAGCGGTCCGCGGCGGATGTGCACGCGCCGATCCTGGTGGTCAGCCAGTTCACGCTGTACGCCGACACCGCGAAGGGTCGCCGGCCGTCCTGGAATGCCGCGGCTCCCGGCGCGGTGGCCGAGCCGCTGGTGTCCGCGTTCGCGGACGCGCTGCGGGACCTGGGAGCCGAGGTGCAGACCGGCGTCTTCGGCGCGAATATGCAGGTCGAGCTGGTCAACGACGGACCGGTGACGGTGTTTCTCGAGGTGTGA
- a CDS encoding YceI family protein has protein sequence MTDKWAFDASDGELVVHTGVTGRAARMGHRLTIAVTRWRATVNWAGTEPVGVELVAETESFEVLRGEGGVKGLSGPEKVMAKSNAMKSLDAGRYPEIRYAATDIAKNDGGYRLTGALQIHGKSRDHVVDVRTEDLGDSWRMSAESLVRQSDYGVKPYSLLMGSVRVADEVAVSFTAVHAKDD, from the coding sequence GTGACCGACAAATGGGCGTTCGACGCATCCGACGGTGAGCTGGTGGTCCACACCGGCGTGACGGGCCGGGCAGCCCGCATGGGTCATCGGCTCACCATCGCCGTCACGCGGTGGCGCGCGACGGTGAACTGGGCCGGCACCGAGCCCGTCGGCGTGGAACTGGTCGCCGAGACCGAGTCGTTCGAGGTGCTCCGCGGCGAGGGGGGCGTCAAGGGCCTGTCCGGGCCGGAGAAGGTCATGGCGAAGTCGAACGCGATGAAGTCGCTGGACGCCGGCCGCTATCCCGAGATCCGCTACGCCGCAACGGACATCGCAAAGAACGACGGCGGCTACCGCCTGACCGGGGCCCTGCAGATCCATGGGAAGTCGCGGGATCACGTCGTCGACGTCCGCACCGAGGATCTGGGCGATTCGTGGCGGATGTCGGCCGAATCCCTCGTCCGCCAATCCGACTACGGGGTCAAGCCGTACTCGCTGCTGATGGGTTCGGTGCGGGTGGCCGACGAGGTGGCGGTCTCTTTCACCGCGGTTCACGCCAAGGACGACTGA
- a CDS encoding class I SAM-dependent methyltransferase yields the protein MARTENDSWDLATSVGATATMVAAARAVASKGDSPLIDDPFAEPLVRAVGVEFFARWVNGDIAAADVDGPDDVWGLQRMADLMGARTRYFDAFFRDAVAAGIRQAVILASGLDARGYRLSWPDGMTVFEIDQPLVIEFKATTLEGLGARPTADLRAVPMDLRHDWPTALREAGFDAERPSAWIAEGLLAFLPPDAQDRLLDNITQLSAPGSRLAAEIFVNPPDANGDQAPDLLQTASERWREHGFDIELSDLRYDVDRNDVATYLDGHGWQADSTKLNELLAQHGLPEIPHTAAGAAFAENYYCTAVRRG from the coding sequence TTGGCGCGCACAGAGAATGATTCCTGGGATTTGGCGACGAGCGTCGGGGCGACCGCCACCATGGTGGCCGCCGCCCGGGCCGTCGCGTCGAAGGGTGACTCGCCCCTGATCGACGACCCGTTCGCCGAGCCGCTGGTGCGGGCGGTGGGCGTCGAGTTCTTCGCCCGCTGGGTCAACGGGGACATCGCCGCCGCCGACGTCGACGGGCCCGACGACGTCTGGGGCCTGCAGCGGATGGCGGACCTGATGGGCGCCCGGACCCGGTACTTCGACGCGTTCTTCCGCGACGCGGTGGCGGCCGGCATCCGCCAGGCCGTGATCCTGGCGTCCGGCCTCGACGCCCGCGGCTACCGGTTGTCCTGGCCCGACGGAATGACCGTTTTCGAGATCGACCAGCCGCTCGTCATCGAGTTCAAGGCGACGACGCTGGAGGGTCTGGGCGCGCGACCGACAGCCGATCTGCGCGCGGTGCCCATGGACCTGCGGCACGACTGGCCAACCGCCTTGCGGGAAGCCGGTTTCGACGCCGAACGGCCCAGTGCGTGGATCGCCGAAGGCCTCCTCGCGTTCCTGCCGCCGGACGCCCAGGATCGCCTGCTGGACAACATCACCCAGCTCAGCGCCCCGGGCAGCCGACTCGCCGCCGAGATCTTCGTCAATCCGCCGGACGCGAACGGGGACCAGGCGCCCGATCTGCTGCAGACCGCCAGCGAGCGGTGGCGGGAGCACGGGTTCGACATCGAGCTCTCCGACCTGCGCTACGACGTCGATCGCAATGACGTCGCCACGTACCTGGACGGCCATGGCTGGCAAGCCGATTCGACCAAGCTGAACGAACTGCTGGCGCAGCACGGTCTGCCGGAGATTCCGCACACGGCCGCCGGCGCGGCGTTCGCCGAGAACTACTACTGCACGGCGGTCCGCCGCGGCTAG
- a CDS encoding Rv1893 family protein, with protein MGFNPKDAVDAARDIATNAVEKASDIVEHASDIIRGDIAGGASGIVQNSIDIGTYAVDRTKEVFTGKGEDEDDV; from the coding sequence ATGGGCTTCAACCCGAAAGACGCAGTCGACGCCGCCCGAGACATCGCAACCAATGCGGTCGAGAAGGCCTCGGACATCGTCGAACATGCCAGCGACATCATCCGGGGTGATATCGCCGGCGGCGCCAGCGGCATCGTCCAGAACTCGATTGACATCGGCACCTACGCGGTGGACCGCACGAAAGAGGTCTTCACCGGCAAGGGCGAGGACGAGGACGACGTCTAG